In Bacillus toyonensis BCT-7112, a single window of DNA contains:
- a CDS encoding S8 family serine peptidase → MKRGKFGKILIGTLTAGMLLSQGIPYNVLAEEVNTSTLTGIDDANAILKGLTKEQRNALKTLDTKPGFVISPGINTASPNNVNVIIEFKQAPSKIEVLKQAAKGKKVALSNAEQKVEASHKGFKAELEQLQKNKEKGTNLKSAKITREYKNAFNGVAISLPANMIEDLVRTGIVKRVWEDHEVKIDLPKETAKTAVEPKMADSVPQIGVDKLHDEKITGKGIKVGVLDTGIDYNHPDLKDAYKGYRAKQGEDPSKIDPNSIKGWDFVNNDADPMETTYKDWQNSGGYPEIYEGSAYYTSHGTHVAGTIAADKKNNVDYAVTGVAPDVDLYSYRVLGPYGSGQTSGILAAIDKAVKDDMDVINLSLGASINDPLYPTSVAVNNAMLAGVVTVVAAGNSGPEEGTIGSPSAAALPITVGASDAAMKIPTFSVDAGDLHVDKMMLLGKSFTDKIEDLKGQSVSVVYAGLGKSDDFTGKDVKGKLALIQRGEITFDEKIKHAKEAGAKAVIVYNNVDGEITSYLGESTSSIPTFRLTKVDGEKLQAKAVQGDVLLAFGELSNIKTEGDHLADFSSRGPATKTDDIKPDIVAPGVSIFSTVPEYINDPKDGENYPVAYGRMSGTSMATPHTAGVAALILQEHPNYSPFEVKEALMNTAVDLKEERSVFEVGSGRIDAYRAVHADTSIEVVDKTSNVVGDEEVEIEEKTGSIAFGYKNQIENGPIKDSRKVLIKNSSKTDGKEFKLEVEFSPTSVGVQDAAKNGVKLNVPDSIKVAPGASEEISPEIIIPENAEFGRYEGYIHISNKNNEKEVYQVPFAVKFTEKEIASVDLLRDTMATDASKFHPFMERPSSPLTFKLNSPLETIDAVVKDRKTGKALGVVGTLNASSLTPNVEYMMFSGMGGYVLPFTGDPAHPIADKPVMLPDGDYELNFVGYDKEGKSYTKGDSIIIDNVIPEMKFKDVQPGIHEVNDSMFKEEDGQRALWVHGNIYDSTVDALKAKGLQYDQKANQIVYYQNSAFPSGWLNTIQANGDFKFGVLPEEINEPLNLKLFGYDLATAGNMATGYKDYVFVKEGTEYAVPSYDKDKIKLGEKITLTLNLNNVKQLMSGTFEIPYYKQLFKFTDVKPNPALTEYVKQHGLNLKLEDPKISEEGAWENKVKVGASLEGKEFKGLDGDTPFLDVTFEMANDEYFNDLTAFGVDKFSYTKAGASEGIEIPAFKDKSFAIVSKHSTVTGYIGPEAFLNEEGYLGKKDYTKLGAKVYAVGKDGKKYTGTIGDNGQFEIHSVPVSDKEYDIFVEMPGHLNSKLTTKIGKMQDGELVGQNFRADMDDNLAGDVNGDKMVDIQDARIAALSYGKGKVSVKDGDINQDGVVDETDIRFIEKNFLKKGPDAKENQKPKENVGPVTLEKILRSIGLEPKK, encoded by the coding sequence ATGAAACGAGGGAAATTTGGAAAGATTCTTATTGGAACGTTAACAGCTGGAATGTTATTGTCTCAAGGAATTCCATATAACGTCTTAGCTGAAGAGGTAAATACATCTACTTTAACTGGAATTGATGATGCAAATGCTATCTTGAAAGGTCTTACAAAGGAACAACGTAATGCCTTAAAAACGTTAGATACAAAACCAGGTTTTGTTATTTCGCCAGGTATCAATACAGCAAGTCCTAATAATGTGAATGTGATTATAGAGTTTAAGCAAGCACCTAGCAAAATTGAGGTATTAAAACAAGCGGCTAAAGGGAAAAAGGTAGCTCTTTCAAATGCGGAACAAAAGGTAGAGGCATCACATAAAGGGTTTAAAGCAGAGCTTGAACAGCTTCAAAAGAATAAAGAGAAAGGGACAAATTTAAAATCTGCAAAAATAACAAGAGAATATAAGAATGCTTTTAATGGTGTAGCGATTTCGTTACCTGCGAACATGATTGAAGACTTAGTTCGTACCGGTATCGTTAAGCGTGTATGGGAAGATCATGAGGTTAAAATTGATTTGCCGAAAGAAACAGCTAAGACTGCTGTTGAACCAAAAATGGCAGATAGTGTACCGCAAATTGGTGTAGACAAGCTGCATGATGAAAAAATAACAGGTAAAGGAATTAAGGTAGGTGTACTGGACACAGGTATTGATTACAATCACCCGGATTTGAAAGATGCATATAAAGGATATCGTGCAAAGCAAGGTGAAGATCCAAGCAAAATAGATCCGAACTCAATAAAAGGATGGGACTTTGTTAATAATGATGCTGATCCAATGGAGACAACGTATAAGGATTGGCAAAATTCTGGAGGATATCCTGAGATTTATGAGGGGAGTGCATATTATACATCCCATGGTACGCATGTAGCTGGGACAATCGCTGCAGACAAAAAGAATAATGTTGATTACGCGGTTACGGGAGTTGCTCCAGATGTAGATTTATATTCATATCGCGTATTAGGTCCATATGGAAGTGGACAAACAAGCGGTATTCTTGCTGCGATTGATAAAGCAGTAAAAGACGATATGGATGTTATCAATTTATCACTAGGTGCGTCTATTAATGATCCTTTATATCCTACTTCTGTGGCAGTAAACAATGCGATGTTAGCTGGTGTTGTTACAGTAGTAGCGGCAGGTAATAGTGGTCCGGAAGAAGGTACCATTGGATCACCTAGTGCAGCGGCACTTCCAATTACAGTTGGAGCCAGTGACGCTGCAATGAAGATCCCAACGTTTTCCGTCGATGCAGGTGATTTACATGTGGATAAGATGATGCTACTTGGAAAAAGCTTTACTGATAAGATTGAAGATTTGAAAGGTCAATCCGTATCAGTTGTATATGCAGGGCTCGGGAAATCAGATGATTTTACAGGAAAAGATGTAAAAGGAAAATTAGCTCTTATCCAACGCGGTGAGATTACATTTGATGAGAAAATTAAGCATGCTAAGGAAGCAGGCGCAAAGGCGGTAATCGTATATAACAATGTAGATGGTGAAATTACAAGTTATCTTGGGGAAAGTACTTCATCTATTCCAACGTTCCGCCTAACAAAAGTAGATGGTGAGAAATTACAAGCAAAAGCTGTACAAGGAGATGTGTTGTTAGCGTTTGGGGAACTAAGTAATATAAAAACAGAGGGAGATCACTTAGCTGATTTCAGCTCCCGTGGTCCTGCAACTAAGACAGATGATATTAAGCCAGATATTGTAGCACCAGGTGTGTCTATTTTCTCAACTGTTCCTGAATATATTAATGATCCAAAAGATGGAGAAAATTATCCGGTAGCGTATGGACGTATGTCAGGTACCTCTATGGCAACTCCTCATACTGCAGGGGTAGCGGCACTCATTTTACAAGAACATCCAAACTATAGTCCATTTGAAGTAAAAGAAGCACTCATGAATACCGCAGTTGACTTAAAAGAAGAGCGTTCTGTATTTGAGGTGGGCTCAGGGCGAATTGATGCATATCGTGCAGTTCATGCAGATACATCTATCGAGGTTGTTGATAAAACATCAAACGTTGTAGGTGATGAAGAAGTAGAAATTGAAGAAAAAACAGGTTCTATTGCATTTGGGTATAAAAATCAAATTGAAAATGGGCCTATTAAAGATAGTCGAAAAGTTTTAATTAAGAACAGCAGTAAAACAGATGGGAAAGAGTTTAAATTAGAGGTGGAATTTTCACCTACAAGTGTAGGTGTGCAAGATGCAGCGAAGAATGGTGTGAAGCTAAACGTACCAGATTCTATTAAAGTAGCTCCTGGTGCATCAGAGGAAATTAGTCCTGAAATTATCATTCCAGAAAACGCTGAGTTTGGTAGATATGAGGGCTATATTCATATTTCAAATAAAAACAATGAAAAAGAAGTATATCAAGTACCATTTGCAGTTAAATTCACAGAAAAAGAGATTGCGTCTGTAGATTTACTGAGAGATACAATGGCAACAGATGCTTCTAAATTCCATCCATTTATGGAAAGACCAAGTTCGCCGTTGACATTTAAATTAAATAGTCCTCTTGAAACCATTGATGCAGTTGTGAAGGACCGAAAGACAGGGAAGGCATTAGGAGTCGTTGGTACACTTAATGCAAGTAGTCTAACACCGAATGTTGAATATATGATGTTTTCTGGTATGGGAGGGTATGTACTTCCATTCACAGGAGATCCAGCTCATCCAATTGCGGATAAACCTGTTATGTTGCCTGATGGAGATTACGAATTGAACTTCGTTGGATATGATAAAGAAGGAAAATCTTATACAAAAGGCGATAGCATTATCATTGATAATGTAATACCTGAAATGAAATTTAAGGATGTACAACCTGGTATACACGAAGTCAATGATTCTATGTTTAAAGAAGAAGACGGCCAGCGTGCATTATGGGTGCATGGTAATATTTATGATTCTACAGTAGATGCATTAAAGGCAAAAGGCTTGCAGTATGATCAAAAAGCGAACCAAATTGTATATTATCAAAACTCAGCCTTTCCATCAGGTTGGCTGAATACAATTCAAGCAAATGGTGATTTTAAATTTGGAGTACTTCCAGAGGAAATAAACGAGCCGTTAAATCTAAAATTATTTGGATATGATCTTGCAACTGCAGGGAATATGGCAACTGGATATAAAGATTACGTCTTTGTAAAGGAAGGGACAGAATACGCTGTTCCAAGTTATGACAAAGATAAAATCAAATTAGGAGAGAAAATTACGTTAACTTTGAATCTTAATAATGTAAAACAGCTTATGTCAGGTACATTTGAAATTCCTTATTACAAGCAGCTATTTAAATTTACAGATGTGAAACCAAATCCAGCACTTACGGAATATGTAAAACAACATGGACTGAACCTTAAATTAGAAGATCCGAAGATAAGTGAAGAAGGAGCTTGGGAAAACAAGGTGAAAGTTGGCGCATCATTGGAAGGAAAAGAATTTAAAGGATTAGATGGAGATACACCATTTTTAGATGTTACATTCGAGATGGCGAACGATGAATACTTTAATGATTTAACTGCATTTGGAGTAGATAAGTTCTCTTATACAAAAGCTGGTGCATCTGAAGGCATTGAGATTCCTGCGTTTAAAGATAAATCTTTTGCTATTGTTTCGAAACATTCAACGGTTACAGGATATATTGGCCCTGAAGCTTTCTTGAATGAAGAGGGGTATTTAGGTAAGAAAGACTATACAAAACTAGGAGCAAAAGTGTACGCAGTTGGCAAGGATGGAAAGAAATATACAGGAACGATTGGTGATAACGGGCAATTTGAAATTCATAGTGTCCCAGTAAGCGATAAAGAATATGATATTTTCGTAGAAATGCCAGGTCATTTAAATAGTAAATTAACAACAAAAATAGGGAAAATGCAGGATGGAGAATTAGTGGGACAAAACTTTAGAGCTGACATGGATGATAACCTTGCAGGTGATGTAAACGGCGATAAAATGGTAGATATTCAAGATGCTAGAATAGCAGCTTTATCGTATGGAAAAGGAAAAGTATCTGTAAAAGATGGAGATATAAATCAAGATGGTGTTGTAGATGAAACAGATATTCGTTTTATTGAGAAAAACTTCTTGAAAAAGGGTCCAGATGCTAAAGAAAATCAGAAACCGAAAGAAAATGTAGGGCCAGTGACGTTAGAGAAAATCTTACGCTCGATTGGTTTAGAGCCAAAAAAATAA
- a CDS encoding TasA family protein has translation MSIKKKLGMGVVTAALGLSLIGGGTYAYFSDKEVSQNAFAAGTLDLSVNPEVVINVDNIKPGDEMERGFQLVNKGTLAIGDVKLLTDYSVIDAKGDNGNADFGDHIRVDFLWNLDKNEVPIWSTTLSELKVATQNGSIPDLVQKGVVDREGNGLAPGDDDTFYVMFTFVDNDEEQNVFQGDSLKLNWTFNSMQTNGEEK, from the coding sequence ATGAGTATTAAGAAAAAACTTGGTATGGGTGTTGTAACTGCAGCGCTTGGTCTATCTTTAATTGGTGGGGGAACATATGCGTATTTTAGTGATAAAGAAGTATCACAAAACGCGTTTGCAGCGGGTACTTTAGATTTGAGTGTTAATCCTGAAGTTGTTATTAATGTCGACAATATTAAACCGGGTGATGAAATGGAGCGCGGTTTTCAATTAGTTAACAAAGGAACCTTAGCGATAGGAGACGTGAAACTTCTTACAGATTATAGTGTTATTGATGCTAAAGGAGATAATGGAAATGCTGATTTTGGTGATCATATCCGTGTTGATTTCTTATGGAATTTGGATAAAAATGAGGTTCCAATTTGGTCTACTACATTATCTGAGTTAAAGGTAGCTACGCAAAATGGAAGTATTCCTGATCTTGTACAAAAAGGTGTTGTAGACCGGGAAGGAAATGGACTTGCTCCTGGTGATGATGATACTTTCTATGTAATGTTTACATTTGTAGATAATGATGAAGAACAAAATGTATTTCAAGGAGATTCATTGAAATTAAATTGGACCTTCAATTCAATGCAGACAAACGGTGAAGAGAAATAA
- a CDS encoding phosphotransferase enzyme family protein, translated as MEIAVERVFTKEILTRAASLFHVTVEEKPLGDFENYIFKAKGDSDEDYVLRLTHSSHRSKKEVEAELDFLRYVAENGAKVAGPLYSTSQNLVEEIVVEDGTFFFASLFTYAKGEQVKGEGSPYWGNAYFEAWGKAIGQLHRLTMNYPKTDYRDTWEEDESSIVNELEDENVKEIAAVLMEEINALPIERETFGLMHGDIHPGNFHYDGKELTIFDFDDAAYNYFIHDLAMVLYYSVLFTPWTVEEKTTFARKQLQVLRKGYEYEHRLADSWYESLPLFLRLRDIGLYGTLQKKFKGKDMPDHFRELAEQLYERIIKREAIVNI; from the coding sequence ATGGAAATAGCTGTAGAACGAGTTTTTACAAAGGAGATTTTAACAAGAGCTGCAAGTTTGTTTCATGTAACGGTGGAAGAAAAGCCACTTGGAGATTTTGAAAATTACATTTTTAAGGCGAAGGGTGATAGTGATGAAGATTACGTATTACGTTTAACGCATTCTTCCCATCGTTCTAAAAAAGAGGTAGAGGCTGAACTAGATTTTTTACGATATGTTGCGGAGAACGGTGCAAAGGTAGCGGGACCTCTTTACTCAACATCTCAAAATCTTGTAGAAGAAATTGTAGTAGAGGATGGAACTTTCTTTTTTGCTTCCTTATTTACATACGCAAAAGGTGAGCAAGTAAAAGGAGAAGGATCGCCATATTGGGGAAATGCTTACTTTGAAGCGTGGGGAAAAGCGATTGGACAATTGCACCGCCTTACAATGAATTACCCTAAAACTGACTACCGTGATACGTGGGAAGAGGATGAAAGTAGTATTGTTAATGAATTAGAAGATGAGAACGTGAAAGAAATTGCAGCTGTATTAATGGAGGAAATAAATGCTCTTCCAATTGAAAGAGAAACATTCGGCCTTATGCATGGTGATATTCATCCAGGCAATTTTCACTATGATGGAAAAGAGTTAACAATCTTTGATTTTGATGATGCGGCCTATAATTACTTCATTCATGATTTGGCAATGGTTCTTTATTACTCTGTTCTTTTTACACCGTGGACAGTGGAAGAAAAGACGACATTCGCTCGTAAACAGTTACAAGTGTTAAGAAAAGGGTACGAATATGAGCACAGGCTGGCGGATAGTTGGTATGAATCGTTACCTTTATTTTTACGTTTACGTGATATAGGTTTGTATGGCACGCTCCAAAAGAAATTTAAAGGGAAAGATATGCCAGATCATTTCAGAGAATTAGCTGAACAACTCTATGAAAGAATTATAAAAAGAGAAGCGATTGTGAATATATAA
- a CDS encoding alanine/glycine:cation symporter family protein, whose protein sequence is MEAIVSWINNIVWSPALVYLCLGAGLYFSIRTRFLQVRHVGEMVKLTFQGEKSDAGVSSFQALALSLSGRVGTGNIAGVATAVAFGGPGAVFWMWAVAFLGAGSAYVESTLAQIYKTKHQGQFRGGPAYYIEKGLGVKWYALVFVAATILATGMLLPGVQANSIAVSLETAFGINTSVSGAVLVAALALIIFGGVKRIVNVAQVVVPFMALGYILVACVIVAMNIEKLPDAFMLILKSAFALEAAFGGIIGLAISWGVKRGIYSNEAGQGTGAHAAAAAEVSHPAKQGLVQAFSVYIDTLFVCSATAFMMIITGMYNVFDASGKNFIVNKLNGAQPGPGYTQAAVESVFPGFGNGFVAISLLFFAFTTIMAYYYIAETNIAYLNRDKDRPWMSIVLKFVFLGVVFYGCVKTAATAWALGDIGVGIMAWVNIIAILLLQKPALIALKDYEKQKKEGKDPVFDPQELGIKNADFWEHEYGKDKKEEVS, encoded by the coding sequence TTGGAAGCAATCGTAAGTTGGATCAATAATATTGTTTGGAGTCCAGCACTTGTTTATTTATGTTTAGGAGCAGGTTTATATTTTTCTATTCGAACGAGGTTTTTACAAGTAAGGCATGTAGGAGAAATGGTGAAGCTTACATTTCAAGGAGAAAAATCGGATGCTGGTGTTTCTTCTTTCCAGGCGTTAGCGCTTTCATTATCAGGGCGCGTTGGAACAGGAAATATTGCGGGTGTTGCAACGGCTGTTGCATTTGGTGGTCCAGGAGCTGTCTTTTGGATGTGGGCGGTAGCTTTTCTAGGAGCAGGTTCTGCTTATGTAGAATCAACACTTGCACAAATATATAAGACGAAGCATCAAGGGCAATTCCGTGGTGGTCCGGCTTATTACATTGAAAAAGGGCTAGGAGTTAAATGGTATGCATTAGTATTCGTTGCGGCAACAATTCTTGCAACGGGGATGCTGTTACCGGGTGTTCAGGCAAATAGCATTGCTGTAAGTTTGGAAACAGCTTTCGGTATTAATACTTCTGTATCTGGAGCGGTATTAGTAGCAGCATTAGCGCTTATTATTTTTGGGGGAGTTAAGCGAATTGTTAACGTAGCACAAGTTGTAGTGCCGTTTATGGCACTTGGTTATATTTTAGTAGCTTGTGTAATTGTAGCTATGAATATTGAAAAGTTACCAGATGCTTTCATGTTAATTTTAAAAAGTGCATTTGCATTAGAAGCAGCTTTTGGTGGGATTATTGGTTTAGCAATCTCTTGGGGAGTAAAACGTGGTATTTATTCCAATGAAGCAGGGCAAGGAACTGGGGCACATGCGGCGGCAGCTGCTGAAGTATCACACCCAGCTAAACAAGGGTTAGTACAAGCATTTTCCGTTTACATTGATACATTATTCGTCTGTTCAGCAACAGCATTTATGATGATTATTACAGGCATGTATAACGTATTTGATGCAAGCGGAAAAAACTTTATCGTCAATAAATTAAACGGTGCACAGCCGGGTCCTGGTTATACACAGGCAGCAGTAGAATCTGTTTTCCCTGGATTTGGAAACGGTTTCGTCGCAATCTCGCTATTATTCTTTGCATTTACAACAATTATGGCGTATTACTACATTGCAGAAACGAATATTGCATACTTAAATCGTGATAAAGACCGTCCTTGGATGTCCATCGTACTAAAGTTTGTATTCTTAGGAGTCGTATTCTATGGTTGTGTAAAAACAGCTGCAACAGCGTGGGCTTTAGGTGACATCGGTGTAGGAATTATGGCATGGGTTAACATTATCGCGATTTTACTACTACAAAAACCAGCATTGATCGCCTTAAAAGACTATGAAAAGCAGAAAAAAGAAGGGAAAGATCCAGTATTTGATCCGCAGGAATTAGGAATTAAAAATGCTGATTTCTGGGAGCATGAATATGGGAAAGATAAAAAAGAAGAAGTATCTTAA
- a CDS encoding amino acid ABC transporter ATP-binding protein — MIEFRNVNKYYGDFQVLKDINLQVQKGEVVVVVGPSGSGKSTLLRCINQLETITDGELIVQNTEVHNKKTDMNELRRDIGMVFQHFYLYPHKTVLQNITLAPIKVNKVSKEEAEKTAMFYLEKVGIPEKANVYPHQLSGGQQQRVAIARGLAMQPEIMLFDEPTSALDPEMIGEVLDVMKTLAKEGMTMVVVTHEMGFAREVADRILFMDEGQIIEDTTPAAFFADPEQERARLFLSRVLNH, encoded by the coding sequence GTGATTGAGTTTCGTAATGTAAATAAATATTATGGTGACTTTCAAGTTTTAAAAGATATTAATCTGCAAGTACAAAAGGGTGAAGTGGTAGTAGTTGTTGGACCTTCAGGGTCAGGGAAAAGTACATTGCTTCGGTGTATAAATCAATTAGAGACAATTACAGATGGAGAATTAATTGTACAAAATACAGAGGTACACAATAAGAAAACGGATATGAATGAATTACGCCGAGATATCGGGATGGTCTTTCAACATTTTTATTTATATCCACATAAAACGGTTCTTCAAAATATTACACTAGCGCCTATTAAAGTAAATAAAGTTTCAAAAGAGGAAGCTGAGAAAACAGCGATGTTTTATTTAGAGAAAGTAGGAATCCCGGAAAAGGCTAATGTATACCCGCATCAATTATCCGGAGGTCAACAGCAAAGGGTAGCGATTGCTAGGGGACTTGCGATGCAGCCTGAAATTATGCTATTTGATGAGCCTACGTCTGCTCTTGATCCGGAGATGATTGGAGAAGTGCTTGACGTTATGAAAACGTTAGCTAAAGAAGGGATGACGATGGTTGTCGTCACGCATGAGATGGGATTTGCGCGAGAAGTAGCAGATAGGATTTTATTTATGGATGAGGGCCAAATTATTGAGGATACAACACCAGCAGCATTTTTTGCAGACCCAGAACAAGAAAGGGCGCGTCTATTTTTAAGCCGAGTGTTAAATCATTAA
- the glnH gene encoding glutamine ABC transporter substrate-binding protein GlnH, with protein MLKMKKLFTLIVFSCLFVLVVAGCGSKKDEAKETNTKQGGAIEQIKKRGKLVVGVKNDTNLFGLKNPSTGQVEGFDVDVAKALAKKILGDEKKLELKEVTSKTRIPLLKNGDIDAIIATMTITEERKKEVDFSDVYFKAGQSLLVKKGSNIKGIDDIKQGVKVLAVKGSTSTNNIRQKSPEATVLEFENYSEAFTGLKAGKGDVLTTDNAILYGMAKQDSNYEVVGKIFTDEPYGIAVQKGADDLTKEINSLLKDMKASGEYDKLYEKWIGQKQE; from the coding sequence ATGCTTAAAATGAAAAAGTTGTTTACCTTAATCGTATTCTCATGTTTATTCGTACTTGTCGTTGCCGGGTGCGGAAGTAAAAAAGATGAGGCGAAAGAAACGAATACGAAGCAAGGCGGAGCCATAGAGCAAATTAAGAAGCGTGGGAAATTAGTAGTTGGGGTGAAGAATGATACGAATTTATTTGGATTGAAAAACCCTTCAACAGGGCAGGTAGAAGGATTTGATGTTGATGTTGCAAAGGCACTTGCGAAAAAAATTCTCGGAGATGAAAAGAAACTAGAATTAAAAGAAGTAACGTCTAAAACGCGTATTCCACTATTGAAAAATGGTGATATTGATGCAATTATCGCAACAATGACAATTACGGAAGAACGTAAAAAAGAAGTTGATTTCTCAGATGTATATTTTAAAGCAGGGCAATCGTTACTTGTGAAAAAAGGAAGCAATATTAAAGGTATTGATGATATAAAACAAGGTGTGAAAGTATTAGCCGTAAAAGGCTCAACATCTACAAATAACATTCGTCAAAAGTCACCAGAAGCGACTGTATTAGAATTTGAAAATTATAGTGAGGCATTTACGGGGTTAAAAGCAGGGAAAGGTGATGTTTTAACGACAGATAATGCAATTCTTTACGGAATGGCAAAGCAAGATTCAAATTATGAAGTTGTAGGGAAAATTTTCACGGATGAGCCGTACGGAATTGCTGTGCAAAAAGGTGCAGATGATTTAACGAAAGAGATTAATAGCTTACTAAAAGATATGAAGGCGAGTGGGGAGTACGACAAACTGTATGAAAAATGGATTGGCCAAAAACAAGAGTAG
- a CDS encoding amino acid ABC transporter permease, with product MPDFSILTNNIDMYLEGFKYTVMSSVIALIGSFILGVILAVMRIAPIRILNWIGSAFVEFVRNIPLVLIAFIFYFALPVIGVTLNGFVAGTLTLTVYTAAFIAEVIRAGILSVAKGQMEAARSSGLTYTRAMYHVVLPQAMKIVIPPLGNQFLNLVKNSSILGIIAGADLMYQGDLISTKTFVTFDVYIFVGMFYLILTIPLSMLVRYLEKRLAKEAV from the coding sequence GTGCCTGATTTTTCTATATTAACGAATAACATTGATATGTATTTAGAAGGCTTTAAGTATACAGTTATGTCTAGTGTAATTGCGTTAATAGGCAGTTTTATTTTAGGAGTAATTTTGGCAGTAATGCGTATTGCACCGATTCGTATTTTAAACTGGATAGGATCAGCTTTTGTGGAGTTTGTAAGAAATATTCCACTCGTATTAATTGCATTTATATTTTATTTCGCTTTACCTGTAATAGGAGTTACTTTAAATGGTTTTGTAGCAGGAACACTTACGCTTACGGTATATACTGCAGCGTTTATTGCCGAGGTTATTCGCGCTGGTATTTTATCAGTCGCGAAAGGTCAAATGGAAGCAGCGCGTTCCTCAGGATTGACTTATACGCGAGCGATGTACCATGTCGTTTTACCTCAAGCGATGAAAATCGTAATCCCTCCTCTAGGAAATCAATTTCTTAATTTAGTAAAAAACTCTTCCATACTCGGAATTATCGCTGGTGCTGATTTAATGTATCAAGGAGATTTAATTTCAACGAAGACGTTTGTTACGTTTGATGTTTATATATTTGTCGGGATGTTTTATTTAATATTAACAATTCCGCTCAGTATGCTAGTGCGTTATTTAGAAAAACGCTTGGCAAAGGAGGCGGTGTAA
- a CDS encoding amino acid ABC transporter permease, whose product MDFKGAITGDHILFLLKGLLITLEVALVAIVLSFIIGSVIGILRYTKIPVVSQILGVIVEVIRNLPLLLIIFFTYFALPEAGLKLEIITATIVALTIFEAAMISEIVRSGLLSIEKGQIEAARSSGLTYVQALWHIILPQALRRMVPPLVSQFISLLKDTSLAVVISLPELMHNAQIISGQNVNYMIPTFIVVACMYFIVNYSLSILSRRLELR is encoded by the coding sequence ATGGATTTTAAGGGAGCTATAACAGGGGATCATATCCTCTTTTTGTTAAAAGGATTACTTATAACGTTAGAGGTAGCGCTCGTAGCAATTGTACTTAGCTTTATTATTGGTAGTGTAATAGGAATATTGCGCTATACGAAAATACCTGTCGTTTCACAAATATTAGGAGTTATCGTGGAAGTGATTCGAAATTTACCGCTACTTTTAATTATATTTTTTACGTATTTTGCACTTCCAGAAGCGGGATTGAAGTTAGAAATTATAACAGCTACAATTGTTGCTTTAACAATATTTGAAGCGGCAATGATATCTGAAATTGTTCGAAGCGGTCTATTATCTATCGAAAAAGGGCAGATTGAGGCTGCAAGGTCTTCAGGATTAACGTATGTGCAAGCGCTTTGGCATATTATTTTGCCGCAAGCATTAAGAAGAATGGTCCCCCCGCTTGTTAGTCAGTTTATTTCATTGCTAAAAGATACGTCGCTCGCAGTTGTTATATCATTGCCAGAGCTTATGCATAATGCTCAAATTATTAGCGGGCAAAATGTAAATTATATGATTCCGACTTTTATAGTAGTGGCTTGTATGTATTTTATAGTGAATTATAGTTTATCAATTTTATCGAGAAGATTAGAGCTTCGTTAA